CCCGACCGAACGAGCCTCGAGGCGCTCCGATCCCGGAGTCTGGATGTCGCACTGATCGCCTTCGCGCTGACCGACGCGCTCGGCAAGTACGCGGTGCCCCGTGCGATCGAGGCCCTGTCCTAGCCACCGAGCAACGCGGCGAGGGCGGAGATCGAAAGCGTCGCCACGAGCCCGCCCACCGTCAGCATCAGGCGGAGCTGCGAGGGGATCGGCGATCTCCCGAACGCGAAGTAGAGGAGCGGCCCCGCGAACGGCACGAGCAGCACCGCTGCCATCCAGCGCGCCCGGAACGAGATCGACTGCGACTCCTGCCGGATCAGGTCCCACAACGCGATCGTGACCCAGGCGGCGTAGAGGATGCCCGGCAGCACGTACCCGTAGAGGCCGATCAGCAGGCTCCACCACGAGGTGGCGAGCGGGGTTCCGAACACGGAGAGCTCCTTGTCGACGGTGGGCGGTGCCGGATCCATCGAGCCGACGGCTCGGATCCGATAGGGCTGTGGCACGCTCTGTTCCGGGATCGCCGGACGGGGCGGAGCGTTCTCGGGGTCGGGCATCGTCGGCTGGTCCGGCGGGGCCGGCTGTGTGCGCCAGTCGCCGTGCGGGAACGACCCGTCGAGCGCGTCGAGGAACCGAACCGCGGCGTTCAGCGTCGGCGCGATCGAACCACCGCCGATGTCGGCGAGCCACGAGTCGCAGCCGCGCAGCAGTTCGATCGCCGGCGGCGCCGTGCGTCCCGCGTCGTTGCCTTCGAAGCAGTCGGTGCCCGCGGCGGGCGCCCCGAGTGCGAGGTCGGCCAAACCCGACGCGCGCACGACGTTCTCGCGCACCTCGTTCCCGCTCGTGACCCACACGTTGCGATCGATGTTCGGGAGCACCGCGATGCCGTAGCTCTCGTGGTTCTGCACGAGGTTCCAGGCGATCAGGTTCCCGATCCCGCCGGTCACGAGGATGCCGGAGCCGAACGTCGGGTAGGTGAGCGCCTTCGTGTCGGCCGTGGTGGAGTTGTTGTCGTGCACGAAGTTTCCGGCGATCACCATCTCGCGCTGCGGGGGGTCTGCCTCGGAGTCCAGCGTGTTCGGCACGATGCCCGCGAGGTTGTGTCGCCACTCGCTGTTCACGATCGCGAGGTCGCCGCCGGCGTTCGTGCCGCTGTACCCGAGCGCGTTGTGCTCGGCGAGTACGTCTCGCACGACGGCGTGGCACGGGAAGCACTGTCCGATGTAGAAGCCCGAGTCCGGCGATCCGCCCGCGTAGGAGCGGTCGAACTGTCCCCAATCGGAGTCGTAGGCGAACACCCCGTAGTCGCCGTTGTTGTACGCCGTCAGGAACGACCCCCAGTAGCCGTGCACGTTCGTCCACTGCACCCCGTTCAGCAGATGGTTGCGGACGGTGAGATTCTCGATCGTGACGCCGTCGGCCTCGATGACGTGGATGCCGATCGCTCGCTCGAACCCTCCGTCGATCACGACGCGGTTGCGGTCCATGCCGCGGATCGTCAGGAACGGGGTCCTCACCGTGACCGACTCCCGATAGACGCCGGCATCGATCAGCACCATGCCTCCCGGCCGGGCGGCGTCGACCGCCTCCTGGATCGTGGCGGCGTCGTTCGGTACCAGCACCGTCTCGGCGAACCCGCCGGGGACGGCCTCGCGCCCCGGTCCGACGTCGCCGTTTGACCCCGGCAGGGGCACGTCCCCCACGAGCACGACGCCCGCCATGCCGGAGCCGGGCGCGCCGTGGTACTCGCAGAAGTACGAGAAGACGCCAGGTTCCTCGAACGTCATGTCGTACTCGTCGCCGGGCTCGAGGGCGCCCGAGTCCCACGAACCGTCGTCGGCCCGCACGGTGTGCGCCGTCTGCCCGCCCATCGTCCACTCGACGGTGTCGCCGGGCTCGACCCGCACGACGGGCGGGGAGAACAGGTTGTCGATCGCGCTGACCGTGGCGCCGTAGCCCTCGGTGCCCACGGCCGGCGTCGCGACCGCGAGGGTCGCCAGTGCGCCGGCGAACACGAGCGCGATCGAGCGGCGGCCGACCATCGAAGCCGAACGCTAGCACCACCTCGTCGGCCATCCTCGGCGGAGAGTACCCTCGTCGCGATGACGCCTGAACGTCTCACGAGCCTCGACGCGAGCTTCCTGTACCTGGAGACCCCCGCCGTGCACATGCACGTCGCCGGCATCTCGGTCTTCGATCCGCGCGACGACGGCCCCCTCACCTACGACGACGTGCAACGCGTCGTGGAGGCAAGGCTGCATCTCGCCCCGAGGCTGCGTCAGCGAGTGATGCGCGTGCCGTTCGGGATCGCGCGTCCGCTTTGGGTCGACGACGATCGATTCGACCTCGATTTTCACTTGCGGCGGGCCGCGATCCCGACCCCGGGCGGGAGGTTCCAGCTCGAGCGTGCCGTCGGACGCGTGCTCTCGCGCCCGCTCGACCCCGCCAAGCCGTTGTGGGAGCTCTACGTCTTCGAGGGCCTCGCGGAACGGCGCACCGCCGTGCTCCTGAAGATGCACCATGCGCTCGCAGACGGCATCTCCGGCATGACGATCGCCTCGGCGCTGTTCGACCTCGCGCCCGACGCCGAGATCGGCACGCCGCCGACCACGCAGTGGACCGCCGCGCCTCCCCCGACGCGCGACGAGTTGCTGCGTGATGCTGCCCAAGACCTGGTGCTCCACCCGCTCGAGGCGATCGGCCACGCCGTGGGGACCCCGGCCCGGACGCTGGCCGTCGTGGCCGAGACGCTCTCGGGGGTTCGCGATGTGGTCGATATGGGTGCCCCGCCGGCGGGGCCCTTCGACACGGTGATCGGACCGGCACGACGGTTCGCGATGGCCGAGGCGTCGTTCTCCCGGATCCGCGAGATCAAGCGATCCCTGGGTGGGACCGTGAACGACGTCGTGCTCACGGCCGTGGCGGGCGGCCTGCACGACCTGCTCGAACACCGAGGCGAGGAGACGCGTGGGCGCACGCTGCGTGTGATGGTGCCGGTATCGGTGCGATCGAAGGCGGAGCAAGGCGAGGTGGGCAACCGCGTCGCCCCCGCGTTCGTCGACGTGCCGGTCGGGCGGCTCCGGGCGCGCACACGGCTCCAGCGTGTGCGCCGCGCCACCGGTCAGCTGAAGGAATCGTCGATGGCCGTGGGAGCCGACTCGATCATCGGGCTCGGGGCGTACGCGCCGCCGGCGCTGCATGCGATGGCGGCCCGACTCGCGAGTCGAGGTCGCTGGTTCAACCTCGTGGTGTCGAACGTGCCGGCTCCGCAGGTACCGCTGTACCTCGCGGGCGCGCCGCTCGTCGCGAACTACCCCGCGATGCCGCTGGGCGAGCGCAGTGGACTCTCCGTCGCGTGCACGAGCCTCGCCGGCACGATGGCCTTCGGTCTCACCGCCGACTGGGACTCGCTCCCCGACGTCGACGTCCTCGCCAGGGGCATCGAGACCGCCATCGACGAGCTCGAGAAGGCGGCGGCCGCCCGACCGCGAGCCTGAGTCAGCCCAGGGCCTCGGCGTACCAGTCGGCGACCTCCGTGAGCCATCGGCTCGGTGCCTCCATCTGCGGCACGTGGCCGAGATCAGGGAAGATTCGCGCCCGCCACGTGGGGTGCTCGCGCAGCGCCGCCTCCGCATAGGCGGCCGGGACCAGCCGGTCGCGCCGGCCGTGCACCACGAAGACGGGGCATCGAACCCCGTCCATCGCCCGGCGCGCCACGTCGGGCCGGCAACCGAGCCGTCGCAGCGACCGCCATGCGTCCTGGAACGCCGCCGGCGCGTCCGGGTCCCGAGCCCGTTGCCTCATCTGATCGGCCGTGAGTCGGACGATCTCCTCGGGGATCGAACTCGGATCGGCCGCGATGAGACGGAATCCTAGTCGCACCGCGCGCTCGGCCTCGATCCGGCGCATCCTCGCCTCGAGCACGAGCGGCCCGAGCCCGGGCGTGTCGTAGGCGGCGAACCCGGCGATCACCACCGGATGCGGGAGAGCGCCACGGACCCACGGGAACGGCGAGTTCGTGAGGACCAGACCAGCGATCGAACCTGGCTCGACCGCCGCGTGGAGGATGCCGATCACCCCGCCCATCGAGTTCCCCACGAGCACGACACGCCCGGTCGCACGGCCCGCAACGAACCGGGAGAGCGCCCGGCGTTCGTCCATCAGGCCGGAACCGCGCCCCGCACGCGGCGAGGAGCCGAACCCGGGGAGGTCGAGGGCGATCACGCGCCCGAGGCCCGCGAGGCCGGGAGCAACCTGTAGCCAGTTGACGTGCGAGCCCCCGAGCCCGTGGACGAGCACGAACGTCGTGTCCTGCGGTCCTTCCCACTCCCGGAAGGCGACCGGCCCGTCGATGTATGCGGTGCGCAATTCGGGCAGATCGAGGCTCATCCCGACAGGCTACCGGCGCCCACAGATCCGCCTCGTTGACGGGAACGGCACATCCGGGCGCGTCCGCGCATCGAACGTCCAGTGAGGAGCGGGACGAACGGGAAGGTTTGCGCAGCTCACGGCGTTGGAAGATATACCTGAGCCGGGGCGAGGGGGACGAGATGGCCGAGATGCCGAACCGGGGAGACGGCGGTCGAGGCAGCCTTCACGAGACCTCCACACCCCTTCAGCTTTACAAACGCCAGTCGAACCCTTTACCATACGCACGAGCGGCTGCCAAGGCGTTTTCTTCCGCGCGCCTCGATCCCCTGCGGCCGGTACCGTCCGAACGACCGAGGAACCCGAGTTCCCGAGGACCGACGACGTCGCTTCATGCGATCGAGCGGCCTCGAGGAGGAGCGTGATACGAAGTGCCGGAGCCAGCGCGTCCCCTTGGGACCGATGACGCCGATGACCTGCGCCTCTACCTGGAGGCGGCGGCTCGCGAGCCGCTGCTCACGAAGGAGGAAGAGGTCGAACTCGCCATGACGATCGAGGCGGGCAAGGAGGCAGAGGAGCGCCTCCGCGCCGGGCGTCTGCGGTCCGAGAAGAGCATCGCGAAGGCTCGCCGTGACGTCCGTACGGCCGAGGCCGCGCGTCAGCGATTCATCATGGCCAACCTACGACTGGTCGTGTCCGTGGCCCGGAAGTACCAGGGCCAGGGCCTGCCGCTCCTCGACCTGATCCAAGAGGGGAACATCGGGCTCATGCGCGCGGTCGAGCTGTTCGACTGGCGCCGAGGGTTCAAGTTCTCGACCTACGCCACGTGGTGGATCCGCCAGGGCATCACGCGCGCGATCGCCGATCGCTCGCGCTCGATCCGTCTGCCGGTGCACATCCACGACCGGCTCCGCAAGCTGAACCGCACGCGGTTCCAGTTCGCTCAGTCGATGGGTCGCGAGCCCTCCCGCGAGGAGCTCGCCAAGGCGCTCGACACCACGGTCGAGGAGATCGATGACCTCACCGAGATGGGTCGTCGTGAGCCGCTGTCGCTGCAATCGCCCGTGGGCGAGGACACGGAGCTCGGCGATCTGATCGAGGAGGTCGACTCCGACGCCGCGTTCAACGAGGTCGAGGACGCGCTGCTCCGCGAGGAGATCGGCGGCGCGGTCGACCGCGTGCTCGACGAGCGTGAGCGTCACGTGGTGGCGCTGCGCTACGGACTCGAGAACGGGCAGCCGCTCAGCCTGCGCGAGACCGGCAAGGTGCTCGGTCTCTCCGGGGAGCGTGTGCGGCTGATCGAGCGTGAGGCGCTGCGCAAGCTGCGCGACTCGAACCTGATCAGCGCGGTGGCGCTGGGCTAGCCCGCACGCCACCAAACTCCACCGACGAGCGGCCTTCGGGGCCGCTCGCCGCGTTCTCAGGCAGGTCCAGAACCCACGATGGACGGGGAGACCCCTCTACGTCCAGGGGGGATGCACGACATCACGCCCACCAAGGAAGCCGAGCTGCGGATGGCAGCATCAGGCGCACCGTGAACGACGTGCATGGACACGGTACCGGCGACGAGGTGCGCAAGCAGGTAGAGGTGGGGCTCAAGGCTGTCGTGCGGGACGCGGATCTCGTGACGCGTCAGAGCGGGGACGAGCAGCGTCGAGGCGTCGATCAACGCCGTGGTGCGTCGCATCGGATCCGCGCTCGAGCAACCGCTCGGGCGGCAGGTGGGCGACGTCGGGATGCAGGCCAGCATCGGCTGGAGCGTCTTCCCGTACGCCGGCGACGATGCCCGCACTCTGCCTCGCCTGGCCGACGAGTCGATGTACCGGCGCAAGCGCGGCCGCCCGACGATGACGAGCCTCGAGCAGCGTGCGTGAGCGAACGTGGGCCCGTGTCTCCCGCACGCTACGATGCCGCGCGTGGCTGACGATGCGTTGATCGGATCGATCCTCTCGGCTGTGATCGGCGAGGACGAGGCGATCGCCACTCCCTTCGGGTTGCGGCGCGTCATCTACGCCGACTACACGGCCTCGGGGCGGTCGCTCTCGTTCATCGAGGACTTCATCCGCGATGCTGTGCTCCCGCTCTACGCGAACACGCACACCGAGTCGAGCGGCACGGGGCTGCAGACGACGCGGTTCCGTGAGGATGCGCGGCGCATCGTGCGAGCATCGTGCGGCGCGAACGACCGCGACCACGCGGTGGTCTTCTGCGGCAGCGGGTCGACCGGGGCGATCGCCAAGTTGATCGATTGCCTGGGCCTGCGGCTGCCCGCAGGTCTCGACGACCGGTACGCGTTGCTCGACCGCATCCCGAGGTCGGAACGCCCGGTGGTGTTCATCGGTCCCTACGAGCACCATTCCAACGACCTGCCATGGAGGGAATCGATCGCGGACCTCGTCACGGTGCCCGAGGACCATGACGGCCGCATCGACCTGGCGGCCCTCGAGCGTTCCCTGCGGGAGCACGCGGGTCGTCCGCTGAAGATCGGGAGCTTCTCGGCGGCGTCCAACGTGACCGGCATCCTGTCCGACGTCCCGGCGCTCTCGGCCGTGTTGCGACGTCACGGGGTCCTGTCGTGCTGGGACTACGCCGCGGCTGCTCCGTACGTCGAGATCGAGATGACGCCCGGCGGCGACGAGCGTGCCGCGCTCGACGCGATCTTCGTCTCCCCGCACAAGTTCGTCGGGGGGCCTGGCACGCCGGGGGTGCTCGTGGCCCGGCGCGAGCTCTTCGGCAATCGGGTGCCGAGCGTTCCTGGCGGGGGGACCGTCGCCTACGTGAACCCCACCGAGCACGTGTACCTCGAAGACATCGAGCATCGGGAAGAGGGTGGCACCCCCGACATCGTCGGGTCGATCCGGGCGGGTCTCGTCTTCCAGCTGAAGCGCGCCGTCGGCGCAGAGGCGATCCGACGGCGCGAGGAGTCGTTCACGCATCGGGCGATGCATCGATGGGAGGAGAACCCGGCGATCGAGATCCTCGGGAGCCAAGACCTTTCGCGGCTGTCGATCGTGTCGTTCGTCGTCCGGCACGAGGGACGCTACCTGCACCACAACTTCGTGGTCGCGGTCTTGAACGACCTGTTCGGCGTGCAGGCGCGAGGAGGGTGCTCCTGCGCAGGCCCCTACGGACACCGGCTGCTCGGCATCGATCTCGACACGTCGCACGAGTTCGAGCGCGAGATCGCCCGCGGGTGCGAGGGCATCAAACCGGGGTGGGTGCGGGTGAACTTCAACTACTTCATCACCGAGGCCGTGTTCGAGTACGTGCTCGACGCGGTGGACTTGATCGCGACGCACGGCTGGCGGCTGCTGCCCCGGTATCGCTTCGATCCGGCGACGGGCATGTGGCACCACGAGGACGGCCAGCCGGAGCCCCCGATGTCGCTCGACGACGTCGGGTACGCGGGAGGCGAGATGGCGTTCACCGGCCACCGCTACCGGGCGCCCGAGTCGGCCCTGGCCGGCTACCTCGACGAGGCCCGAGCCGTGCTCGCCGCGCCGCCGTCGCCGATGTTGCGTGACGCGCGCGTCGAGGTCGGCGAGGACTTCGAGCACCTGCGATGGTTCTGGCTGCCCGAGGAGATCGCCGCCCGAGTCTGAGCCGGCGGGCGTCTACCGGCGACCGATTGCACGATCGAGCGCCACGCGCAGCAGACCGAGCTGGGTCATCGAGTCGAAGAGCTCGCCGGACCGGACCGCCTCGACGGCGTCGGCGAACGGCATCCAGCGCAGCGCGAGCACCTCGGTCCCGTCGGGTTCGGGTTCGCCCTCACTGAGGCCGATCGCAACGTAGAGGACACCGGTCTCGTCGGTCGCCGAGTTGGCGAGGGAGAATCGCATCAGCTCGCGCCACGTCGCCGCCCGGTAGCCGGTCTCCTCGGCGAGCTCCCGGCGTGCCCCCTCGAGCGGGTCGTCGCCGATCGGCACCCCGCCCTCGGGGATCTCCCAGGAGTACCGCTCGAGTGTGTACCGGTACTGTCCGACGAGGAGCACCCGGTCGTGCTCGTCGAGCGCGACCACGCCCACGGCGTGCGTGCGCGGGTGGACGACGCCGTAGACGCCGGGCTCCCCGTCGGGCCGCAGCACCTCGTCGTGATACACCTGGATCCACTCGTTCTCGTAGGCCAGCGACCGCGAGGTGCGCGTCCATGGGCTCGGCATGTCATCGGGCGGGATCACGACGGGCCTCCGGCGATCGTCCGGGCGCGCGCGACGGCGACCTCGAGCGCGACGCGGAAACGCTCGCGGAACGTCGTCGGCGATTCCCCGGGATGTGGCACGAGCGCGTCGCCGTAGACCACCCCCAGCGTGTGGCGTCGCAGCAGCGACGTCCGATCGAGGCCGGAGCGTGGCCAGACGTCGTGCGTACCCCAGATCCCCACCGGCACGACGGGTGCTCCAGACGGGATCGCGATGCGCGTGAGTCCCGAGCGGATGCGCTGGAGCCCGTCCTCGGGATCGTCGCCCACCCGTCCCTCGGGGAAGATGCCGACGCACGAACCGCTCTCTGCGGCCGCCACGGCGTCGGCGAGGGCGCCGGTGTCGCCGGTGCCTCGGCGGATCGGAACCTGTCGCGCCTGCACGAGGATCCAGCCGATCACCCCCCGGAAGACCTCGGCCGCGATCAGGTTACGGGTCGCGCGCCATCGGTGGGTGCCCGTGACGGCCGAGACCGCCGGACCGTCGAGCACGCTCAGGTGGTTCGGGGCGAGGATCACCGCGCCGCTCTTGGGAACGTGCTCGATGCCCTCGATGCGGATCCTGAAGACGATCGACATCACGGCGCGCACCAGTGGCGCGCCGAGCGTCCAGATCCAGTTCATCTCTCGCTCGTGCACGCGCGGATGCTACCGGGCTGCCCGAACCGCGGTCGGGGCGTTCAGACGTCGACCCCCGGGAAGACCACCACCGACCGGATCACCTCGCCCCCCAGCATGGCCCGCACCGCCTCGTTCAGGTCTTCTTCGGTGAGCGCGATCTCGCGGGTCACCATCGCATCGAGGTCCAAGGAGCCTTCGATCGCCCACCGCGCCATCCGGGGGAAGTCCTCGTGCGGGATCGGATCGCCTCCATCGGTGACGAGAAGGTTCACCTTGTGCGGATATGCCGCTCGATCCGAGCCGTTCCAGGGGATCGTGACCTCGCTCGGGACGGGTGGGACGCCGATCGCGACGGCGGTGCCCGCGAAGCCGAGCATCTCCACCGCCTGGCGCACGCACTCGGGCCGACCCACCGCCTCGAGGGCCACGTCGACGCCCTCGCCACCGGTCAACCGGCGGACCGCCCCGACGGGATCGCCCGCCGATGCGTCGACCGTGTCGGTGGCTCCGAACCCGACAGCCCACTCGAGCTTCGCCGGCACGACGTCGACCGCGATCAGCCTCGTCGCGCCGGCGATCCGCGACCCCTGCAGGGCCGCGAGGCCGATGCCGCCGAGGCCGATCACCGCGACCGTCGCGCCCGGCCACACCTTCGCGGTCTGGATCGAAGCTCCGACCCCGGTCGAGACGCCGCAGCCGAGCAGGCAGGCGCGGGAGAGGGCGAGGGCGTCGGGCATCGGGACGATCTGTGGCTCCGTCACCACGGTGTGGGTCGCCAGGGTGCCGCAGTGCAGAACGCCGGTGAGCACCTGCCCACCCGCGCGATGGAGGCGCGGCGGCTGGTGCAGCTCATGTCCGCATCGGCGCGGCGCACCTCGCAGGCACTGTCGGCACCGCCCGCACGGCACCGCCCAGGTGATGACGACGCGGTCGCCGGCGGCCACGGAGGTGACCCCGTTGCCGACGGCCTCGACGACGCCGGCCCCTTCGTGGCCGAGCAGCATCGGCCAGGGCGCGCCCCAGTTCCCGTGCTCGATCGCCCACACATCGCTGTGACACACGCCGCTCGCTGCGAGCCGCACGAGGACCTCGCCGGGTCCGGGATCGTCCACCACGATCGGCTCGACACGGATCGCGGCGCCCCGGTGGTCGACCACCGCTCCGAGGCCGTCCCTCTTCATGGGTCCCCCTGCTCGCCGAGAGGCGGCCATGCTAGCGTCAGCCGCGTGGACATCCATGCGTTGCGGGAGCTCGCCGCCGCCCGGTACGGAAGGTTCGTCTCGGAGCTCGAGGAGATGGTCAACGTCGACTGCGGCTCGTACACGCCCGACGGCGTGAACGCGATCGCCGACCTGTGCGAGTCGCGGATGCGGGCGCGCGGATGGTCGGTCGAGCGCCGCGCCCACGAGCCCGGCGAAGACGAGCCCCAGCTCGGCGATCTCGTGATCGGGACCCTCGAGGGTGGTGGGGGGCCGAACGTGCTGCTCGTCGGGCATATGGACACCGTGTTCGACGAAGGCACCGTGGCCGAGCGACCGTTCCGCATCGAGGGCGACCTCGCGCGGGGGCCGGGAGTGTCCGACATGAAGGGCGGATTGCTGACCGGATTCCATGCGGTCGACGTACTGCAGGACGCCCGATTCGTCGGATTCGGCCGCATCACCTACGTTTGCAACCCCGACGAGGAGATCGGCTCGCCGACGTCGGGACCGGTGATCCGAGCGCTCGCGCCCGCGCACGACGCGGCGTTCGTGCTGGAAGGGGCCCGGGCCAACGGCGACATCGTGAGTGCCCGCAAGGGCATCACGGACTACGCGATCGAGTTCGTCGGGCGCGCGGCGCATGCCGGCGTCGAGCCCGAGAAGGGGGCGAACGCGGTGCTCGCGGCCGCGAAAGCGACGATCGCGATGCAGGCGCTGAACGGTCGCTGGCCTGGCGTGACCGTGAACGTCGGCGTCGCTCGGGGGGGCACCCGCACGAACGTGGTGGCTGAACGCTGCATCCTCCAGGTCGACCTGCGTTCGCCCGAGCTCGCGACCCTCGAGGAGGCCGAGACCGAGATCGATCGCATCTGCGCAGCCCACGGTGTGACCGGCGTGACCGCGCGGGTCGAGGGTAACGGGTGGCACCGCCCGATGGAGAAGCAGGAGGGCGGCGCCCGTCTCGCGGCACTCGCGATCGAGATCGCGTCGGAGCTCGGGTTCGAGCTGCGCGACGCCGCCACGGGCGGCGCGAGCGACGCCAACACGACGAGCGCCGCCGGCACGCCGACGATCGACGGGCTCGGGCCGATCGGGGGCGACGACCATGCTCCGGCCGAGTGGCTCGACCTCACGAGCGTCGTGCCTCGCGTGACCTTGCTCGCGGGGTTGATCTCGAGGGCCTGACGATGCACGACGAGCTCGGCCCGCCATTCGTCGAGGATTACCGCGAGCTCGTCGAAGGCATCCCCGCGATCGTGTACATCGATCACCCCGACGAGTTCTCCACGAACTTCTACACGAGCCCGCAGGCCGAGGCGCTGCTCGGCTATACGCAGGAGGAGTGGGGCGACCCTGAACTCTGGATGCGCGTCATGCATCCCGACGACGCCGACGCGGTCCGCGAGGAGAACGATCGCTCGAACAGCGACGGCCAGCCGTTCCACGCCGAGTATCGAATCGTCGCCAAGGACGGGCGCATCGTGTGGATCCGCGACCATGCGCTCCTCGTGCGCGATGAGCACGGCGAACCGATGTACTGGCGCGGCCTGATGCTCGACGTTACCGCCGAGAAGGAGGCCGAGGAGAAGCTGCGGTGGAGCCTCGAGGTGCTGCGTCGCACGATCGAGCAGCGTCGCGAGCTGGCGCAGAAGATCGAGACTGCGCAGGAAGAGGAACGCCGCCGGATCGCGGCCGACATCCACGACGATCCGATCCAGGTGATGAGCGCGGTCGACCTGCGGCTCGCGATGCTGGCCGAGCAGCCCGAGACGATCACGACCGCCGCCCTGGGCGAGCTGCAGTCGACGGTGCGCGGGTCGATCGAGCGGCTGCGATCGCTCGTGTTCGAGCTACGGCCGGCGGCGCTGGACAGCGAGGGTCTCGTCGTCGCGATCGATCAGTACCTCGCCCGTTCGGCGAAGGAGACCGGTTGGACCCACGAAGTGGTCGATGAGCTCACCCAGGAACCGGAGGCCGAGCTGCGGGCGGCGCTCTATCGCATCGTGCAGGAAGCCGTCGCGAACGCTCACAAGCACGCGGACGCGCGGCACGTCTCGGTGTGCCTCACGACGGCGGGGGACGGGGTGACGGTGGTCGTGGCCGACGACGGATCTGGGTTCGACACCGAGGGCGTGGGCACGCCCGTGCCAGGGCATCTCGGGCTCGCAACGATGATCGAGCGCGCCGAACTGGTCGGCGGGTGGTGTCGCGTCTCCAGCGCCGCCGACGCCGGGACCACGGTGGGGTGCTGGCTCCCGTCGGACGGGAACCCCGACGTCTGAGACCTGCCCGATCGTCAGTCGGGCTCGAGCGCCGGGGCGAGTACGGGCGCCGACTCGTTCGCCACCACGAGCAGATCGGCGTCGAAGACGGCCCGGAATCGTTGCGCCACGGCGCGTGGGCGCCACCCGCTCGGCACCGGCGCGACCACCTCGAAGCCGCCGCGCCTCCAGTTGCAGGAGATCGGAGACGGG
This genomic stretch from Actinomycetota bacterium harbors:
- a CDS encoding PLDc N-terminal domain-containing protein; protein product: MVGRRSIALVFAGALATLAVATPAVGTEGYGATVSAIDNLFSPPVVRVEPGDTVEWTMGGQTAHTVRADDGSWDSGALEPGDEYDMTFEEPGVFSYFCEYHGAPGSGMAGVVLVGDVPLPGSNGDVGPGREAVPGGFAETVLVPNDAATIQEAVDAARPGGMVLIDAGVYRESVTVRTPFLTIRGMDRNRVVIDGGFERAIGIHVIEADGVTIENLTVRNHLLNGVQWTNVHGYWGSFLTAYNNGDYGVFAYDSDWGQFDRSYAGGSPDSGFYIGQCFPCHAVVRDVLAEHNALGYSGTNAGGDLAIVNSEWRHNLAGIVPNTLDSEADPPQREMVIAGNFVHDNNSTTADTKALTYPTFGSGILVTGGIGNLIAWNLVQNHESYGIAVLPNIDRNVWVTSGNEVRENVVRASGLADLALGAPAAGTDCFEGNDAGRTAPPAIELLRGCDSWLADIGGGSIAPTLNAAVRFLDALDGSFPHGDWRTQPAPPDQPTMPDPENAPPRPAIPEQSVPQPYRIRAVGSMDPAPPTVDKELSVFGTPLATSWWSLLIGLYGYVLPGILYAAWVTIALWDLIRQESQSISFRARWMAAVLLVPFAGPLLYFAFGRSPIPSQLRLMLTVGGLVATLSISALAALLGG
- a CDS encoding wax ester/triacylglycerol synthase family O-acyltransferase is translated as MTPERLTSLDASFLYLETPAVHMHVAGISVFDPRDDGPLTYDDVQRVVEARLHLAPRLRQRVMRVPFGIARPLWVDDDRFDLDFHLRRAAIPTPGGRFQLERAVGRVLSRPLDPAKPLWELYVFEGLAERRTAVLLKMHHALADGISGMTIASALFDLAPDAEIGTPPTTQWTAAPPPTRDELLRDAAQDLVLHPLEAIGHAVGTPARTLAVVAETLSGVRDVVDMGAPPAGPFDTVIGPARRFAMAEASFSRIREIKRSLGGTVNDVVLTAVAGGLHDLLEHRGEETRGRTLRVMVPVSVRSKAEQGEVGNRVAPAFVDVPVGRLRARTRLQRVRRATGQLKESSMAVGADSIIGLGAYAPPALHAMAARLASRGRWFNLVVSNVPAPQVPLYLAGAPLVANYPAMPLGERSGLSVACTSLAGTMAFGLTADWDSLPDVDVLARGIETAIDELEKAAAARPRA
- a CDS encoding alpha/beta fold hydrolase, coding for MSLDLPELRTAYIDGPVAFREWEGPQDTTFVLVHGLGGSHVNWLQVAPGLAGLGRVIALDLPGFGSSPRAGRGSGLMDERRALSRFVAGRATGRVVLVGNSMGGVIGILHAAVEPGSIAGLVLTNSPFPWVRGALPHPVVIAGFAAYDTPGLGPLVLEARMRRIEAERAVRLGFRLIAADPSSIPEEIVRLTADQMRQRARDPDAPAAFQDAWRSLRRLGCRPDVARRAMDGVRCPVFVVHGRRDRLVPAAYAEAALREHPTWRARIFPDLGHVPQMEAPSRWLTEVADWYAEALG
- a CDS encoding sigma-70 family RNA polymerase sigma factor gives rise to the protein MPEPARPLGTDDADDLRLYLEAAAREPLLTKEEEVELAMTIEAGKEAEERLRAGRLRSEKSIAKARRDVRTAEAARQRFIMANLRLVVSVARKYQGQGLPLLDLIQEGNIGLMRAVELFDWRRGFKFSTYATWWIRQGITRAIADRSRSIRLPVHIHDRLRKLNRTRFQFAQSMGREPSREELAKALDTTVEEIDDLTEMGRREPLSLQSPVGEDTELGDLIEEVDSDAAFNEVEDALLREEIGGAVDRVLDERERHVVALRYGLENGQPLSLRETGKVLGLSGERVRLIEREALRKLRDSNLISAVALG
- a CDS encoding aminotransferase class V-fold PLP-dependent enzyme, yielding MPRVADDALIGSILSAVIGEDEAIATPFGLRRVIYADYTASGRSLSFIEDFIRDAVLPLYANTHTESSGTGLQTTRFREDARRIVRASCGANDRDHAVVFCGSGSTGAIAKLIDCLGLRLPAGLDDRYALLDRIPRSERPVVFIGPYEHHSNDLPWRESIADLVTVPEDHDGRIDLAALERSLREHAGRPLKIGSFSAASNVTGILSDVPALSAVLRRHGVLSCWDYAAAAPYVEIEMTPGGDERAALDAIFVSPHKFVGGPGTPGVLVARRELFGNRVPSVPGGGTVAYVNPTEHVYLEDIEHREEGGTPDIVGSIRAGLVFQLKRAVGAEAIRRREESFTHRAMHRWEENPAIEILGSQDLSRLSIVSFVVRHEGRYLHHNFVVAVLNDLFGVQARGGCSCAGPYGHRLLGIDLDTSHEFEREIARGCEGIKPGWVRVNFNYFITEAVFEYVLDAVDLIATHGWRLLPRYRFDPATGMWHHEDGQPEPPMSLDDVGYAGGEMAFTGHRYRAPESALAGYLDEARAVLAAPPSPMLRDARVEVGEDFEHLRWFWLPEEIAARV
- a CDS encoding NUDIX hydrolase, producing the protein MIPPDDMPSPWTRTSRSLAYENEWIQVYHDEVLRPDGEPGVYGVVHPRTHAVGVVALDEHDRVLLVGQYRYTLERYSWEIPEGGVPIGDDPLEGARRELAEETGYRAATWRELMRFSLANSATDETGVLYVAIGLSEGEPEPDGTEVLALRWMPFADAVEAVRSGELFDSMTQLGLLRVALDRAIGRR
- a CDS encoding lysophospholipid acyltransferase family protein, yielding MHEREMNWIWTLGAPLVRAVMSIVFRIRIEGIEHVPKSGAVILAPNHLSVLDGPAVSAVTGTHRWRATRNLIAAEVFRGVIGWILVQARQVPIRRGTGDTGALADAVAAAESGSCVGIFPEGRVGDDPEDGLQRIRSGLTRIAIPSGAPVVPVGIWGTHDVWPRSGLDRTSLLRRHTLGVVYGDALVPHPGESPTTFRERFRVALEVAVARARTIAGGPS